CCCACGAATTCGTCCGCCCGATTCCGCTGTATTTGCGCGACGTCGGTGTTTCGGCCGGTCCGTACCAGGCGATCATCGAACTGACCCTGCAAACGCTACGGGATACCGACGAATCGATTTGTCGCGCCGCGGGCCTGGACCTGGATCGTCTGGATGAATTGGCATTCGATCCGCGAGCCTATGACTTTGATCACCCCGTCAATCGACGCCCCAACTATCACTTCGGTGGTTGGGATGATCGCAGCGTCGGAGACGACGGATGCTTTCACCGGTTTGTGCTGCGGCAGGTCACACTCAATGCGTTGCTGGATCGGGTCAACGAGCCTTCGGAACTGAGCCGCGAGGAATTGCTGGTCGAATCGGCATCGGTCCTGGCCGGCACGATCCTGATGGCTTCCGGAATCAGCGGCTGGGGGCCGGCGGCATATGGCAGCGAAATCACATTGGGTTCGTTGATGAAACCCATCGCGGGATATCGCGATGCGTTCTACAAAGATCGCTTGACCCAGATCGCCCCCGACCATGCCCAGCGGTTGGTGTCCGAACAACAAACGCATCACCAACCTTTCGGCGCCGCACGACAGTACCTGAACGCTTCGCTGGCCAAACGTCGCGCGACACAGGTCCAGCACGCCCAACTGGCACGTTTGTACGCCCGCATGGGATATCCCGACGCCGCTAAACGACAATCCGATGTCGTGGCGGTTCCGTCGGCCCGGCTGCTGTCCAAGATTGATTGTGACGTCACCGCGGGTTTGCGAGCCCTGCGTGCCGGTCGGCTGTCGGTTGCGGTCGACGTTGTTGATGACGCATTCCAACGTTTGCAGCGGGCCATTCAATGCGGCGCCCTGATCGACCCGTGGGACATCCTGGGATTCGGTGGCAATTTTTCGCTGTACCCCGGGCCGGAAAACTCGGTCCACGATGGGCGGGTCGATGACATCCTGTATGTGATGGACCAGCTTTTCGGATACATCGCGCGTGTCTGGAGCGAAGCGGCGGCACGCGACGAAACCGAAGCCTACGATCATCTGGAAAAACTGTATCGACGGATCGCCGAATGGTGGCGTCAATTCGCCGCGCACACGATCGATTCGATCGAAGCGACCGATCCGCTGGAATCCTACGAGTCGGCTAAGTTGGTTTCGCGTGCCTTGCGTCTTTGGCACCGCGGCGGTGCGGCGGCGGGAGATGTGAAATTCTGGGCGCCACACGCCGACCTGTTCGATTCGCCGCGTGCTTACACGTTGGTCATCTCGGCTCTGTTGGAACGAATGGACTTTGTTCCCGCGATGGCGTTGTTGGTTCACTGGCTGGGTCGGGCCGACGAAATTGGTCTTTCCCAAGGCGGTAGTTCGCTGCCGCGGTTGTCCGAACGCTGGCTGCTGCGCGTCCGCGGTCAGCAAACGGCCACGACCGATGCCGATGGATCGGAAACCGACACGGCGAACGATTCGGTACCGCCGGACTGGGCATTGGTTCGAAAACTGTTCGACTACTACGAAGCCAACGCGGAACAGTATTGGTCGGCGCCTGAATTCAACTTGGGCAGCAACGGCCACCGCAAATCCCGTGATTCGGTCGATTGGAATGCGGAACTGACCGCAGCCAACGAAGCGGACGGATGGGACGAAGACGACCAGGAAGAAAACCCGTACGCCGCAGCCTACGAAAACGTCACCTACGAAGATTCCACTGACGACGGCAATGAAGGGGCCGTCTTTGAGTTCGGCGAAGAAAACGGCAGCCAGACCGAACTGCAAAGCGAATCGAAACGTCTGACCGAACACTTGGCCTTCTTGCAATCCCTGGCACGCATGTGGGCGTTGGCCGCCGACATGCTGGTCAGCCGACACGCCAGCAAACCAGACGATGCACCCGAGGAAAGCTTGGACTACCTGACGTCCTGGGCCGACCGCGCAAGGGAAAACCGCATCGGATTGCTGGAACTGTTGGATGACATTCGCAACTACAAAATCAAACCCGCCGGGACCGACAAGGAATCCATGAAAGCGTACGACCGGACACGGTTGTTACGTGATTCTTTGATGGAACGAGTCATCGGCACGGCGGTCGAAATGAGTGACACGCGTCGCTTGCTGTGCGCCGCAATTGACGCGATGTCGGGCAAACCGGACGGCGAGATCACCGATCGGTTCCCCGAGGATGATCCGCAAGCGGTCGCATTGTTTGCGGCACTAATTTCCGGAAACTCAGAAAACGCCAGGCTGTTGTTTCCCGAATTCCTGGATGTCATCCACAACAAAAGCCTGCTGTACATTCCACTGTCGCGTGGTGGTGATCCCGTCAAAATCTATGTCGCGCGATTGCGGCAACGCGTCTTGCGGCACTTAGTCCATTGGCTGCCGCGACGCGGACTGATCATTGAAACGTGCCGCTTGATCGAAACGGCACGGCTGATGGAACAGCATCATCCGATCGGCGTCGGCGCGGTCACCGAGTTTGACGGTTTGTTCGCCGACGGTTTTCGCGCGTTGGTTTCCACCGTGGTGCACTCGGTGCGTCAAGCTCACCAAACATCCTCATCGGAACGAACCGACGTCGATGAAAAAGCGGTCAAGGCGCGACGTGATTTGGCGATCGGTCACGACCGACGCTTGGCCGAACAATTGATCCCTGCGCTCGAACGCTTGACCGAGATCATGCTGGGCAGTTGGCTGGAACACAGCAAGACGCTGCGGCTATCCCCGCTGGAAACCGTGACCGATCCCCGGAAATGGGATTCGCTGGTGTCGTTCATCGATCGTTACGGCGATCCGTTGTTCACGCAGGTCTTTTTGCAATTGGGCAACATCCGTGCTGTATTGCACCAAGGCGTTTCGTCGTGGTTGCAGCGCGCGATCAAGGAAGGCGACGATTCACTGCAAGACACGCGATTGTTCGACGATCTGTTGTCTGGCCAAACCACCGTCGACGCCGCATCGCGGGCGATCACGCTGGTCTACGAATCGGTGTTCGACCACCATGCCGAATACCTGGACTACAACAGCACCACGACGCAAAGTGATCGTGGCGAACTGATTTACATGTTCTTGGATTTCTTGCGACTCCGGGCTCGCTACGAACGAATCGCTTGGAACCTGAAGCCCGTCATGTGGGCACACGAAGTCTTGGTGCACGCGGGAATGGATCAGGCCGCCATGATCTGGCGACGTTCGCTAAGCGAGCGGATCGGCAGCGAAGCCGAGGTCTACGTTCAAAAATTACAGAAGCTGCAAAAAGAATACGCGATGCGAATGCCGACCGTCGCCGACCGCATCAGCGAACGCTTCGCGCGTCCCATGACCATCGACCGCATGCGTGCCTTGGTCGCACCGTCGCTGGACGCCGCCGAAGATGACACGTTGTGCACCGAGTTCGAACTGCTGGAAAAAGAAGCCGAACAGTTGGCCGAAACGCCCGCCGGCGTCGGTTTGGATACACCGGCATGGTTGACCGCACTGGAAAACGAAGTTGAAAAGCTAGCAAAACAAGCGGCGGCTAGTGAGATCGATCCGCAAGCTTTGATGACCATTCGCTACGTCACGCTGTCGTTGGACGAATTGAACAATCAGTTGGCCGTTGCCAGCACGCAAGGCCGGCGTTTGCCACACCGACGATAACGCCCCGCTCCGGTGAATCCTTCCGTTTGTCGCATCAAAACTTGTCACCGAAACTTTTGGCGTCGGTCGTTTTGACGCCAAACAAATCTTTACAATGATCGCGACGACAGGCATACTCCTGCCGCTGACATCAGCGGCACGACGAACCAGGGACGCAACCGTAAACGGTCGCCACGCCCCGGAAAGAAACTCAGCTCGGACGACGGGAGATCGACACTCGCACGGATGAACACGTTAGCGATCAATCAGCTTTCGACGCTTCGCTGGGACATGCAGGATGACGCCCTGGCGTACGCGAATCGAGGCTTCAGCGGCATCGGAATTTATCGTCCCAAGCTGGAGGACTTCGGCTTGGACCGGACGGTTGAACTATTGGCCGAATCGTCGCTGAGCGCCACGTCGCTCAGTTGGGCCGGTGGTTTTACCGGCAGCGACGGCCGTCGGTTCGACGAGGCTGTTGACGATGCCATGGTCGCCATTCGTGAAGCAGCGAACTTACGTGCCGGCACCCTGATCGTTCTCGCAGGCGGCCGCAACAATCACATCCGCAATCACGTGCGACGCACCTTGCTGGAAGCACTGCGACGTGTCAGCTGCGTGGCCGAAGAATTCGGCGTCACCCTGTCGTTGGAGCCGATTCATCCCGGGTGCGGTTACGAATGGTCGTTCATCAACGACCTGGAATCTTGCCTGGAAATCATCGACGCGGTGGGCAGCCCCAACCTGGGCGTGACGTTGGATACGTATCATGTCGGGATGGACGACGACATCGTCCGCTGGTTACCGGACGTGATCCCGCACCTGCGTCTGTTGCAGCTTGGCGACGGCCATCATTGCCCGCTGGGCGAAATGAATCGTTGCTTGTTGGGCGAAGGCAACGTCCCAATTGCGACGTTGTTGCAAACGCTGCGGATGCACAACTATCGCGGTCCGATCGAAGTCGAAGTCATCGGCGAAGACGTCGAAACGCTTCAGTACGATTGCATCCTGGATCACGCGAAAGGGTTCTTGGATCGCGTGTTGCCCGATGCCACCCGAGCGACGCTTTCCTAACCGATCGGTGCACGCGACCGATCGGCGTTTCGCAGCACTGTCAGGTGGCAGGCCAAATCAACGGCTTGCCGGCTTTTCGGCCCACAACGCTTTGCGTTGATCCTCTGGCAGCCAACGCCGGTTCTGTTTCTCCGGATCTTTCTGTGTCCACGTTTCGCGAAACTGGCTGGCTTCGACTCTTCGAATGCTGCCGTTTTCACGCCACGACGCAAAATAGCCTCGCGGATTCCACGAACGCTTGGGCAGATGATCGGCTGACTTGATCAATCGCCACGAACGCACCAAGAAACGATTCTGTTGATCGGACCAATCGTAAAAGATCAGTTGCCGAAAGACTTCGCGGCCTTCTTCGTCGACGAAATGATTCAGTTCAATCAAGTCGACGCGGGCCACTTGGCGGTGAGCCGAAGAAGCTGATTGCAGACCGGCTGCGGCGATCAAATAGACCGTAAAGATCGATGACATGTTTTGCCTCCCAACGTGTCAGGGGAAGGCCATCGCCCGGCAACCACTGGCGGTCGGCCGGTGCCCGGTGCCGCGTTCCAGATCAAGGAAACGCCGACGTTCCGCACGGCCCATTCCTGCGGGGATACCAAAGATAATTGCCAGACGTAAATAGCGTGAAATCCGCATGGCCCCCGTGGCGACACCAATGCGCGCTGAGGCGGAAATGGGGTCCCTTGTTTTTTTCATGTCCCCTTTTTTCGTCGAACTAGAATGCGACGTGGTCGCTTCGACGACGGTGGTTGGGCGATGATCCCCGATATCGCCAGATACACCACCCGGTGTAAATTGATAGCCACGGCTTTGATGGCCGGACTCCACCCACCGTAGCAGTGTTTGGTGTTGATCGCGAACTTGGCTCAGGCGGCCCCTTTTCCAGCCTGCGTGACGGATGCCGAAACGGCCGCGATCGACCGGACCAAACACTGTCCCCTACTTTTCCTATTCTTTCTCGATCGAAATCCCAGGATGCATCGCGATGCAATTCATCGAGCTGACCGGCAAGACGCTGCTTGACGTTGTGAACGAAGGCGAAATCGACTTCAAAGAGTTGCATCAAGCCGGCGTGACCGGTGATTCCATCGTCCGCATCAACAAGTACGGCGAAATCGAATTGCGTCGCGCCGATGGCTGGGTTTTGGTGGGCGGATTGCTGGGAAATTTCGAAGAACGTTTGCGACGGCTGACCGGTCTGGATTGGGCCTGACATCGCGCCCTTTTTCCCAGGTCTTGTTTCACGGATTTTTGTTCCGACACAGCGCGACCTGACGACGCCAACGATCCACACGCTGGCGATCGATCGGGCGAACTCGGTTGCCCCCGCACACGTCACCACGCACGCCAAAACCGTCCGGCAAACAACCTCGGCTGGCGAATCCCGTCACATCCGTCATCTTCAAACGCCCGGCGGCCATCCAGCGGATACCGGTCTGTCGCGAACGCTGGTGCAAACGGGCCATGCCGTGCCACCCCATCAACTGGATCGATGACGCGGACGTCTTGTCGAAAGTGTCGACCAAAAACCGAGTCATCCCCGCGTACAGCGCCGCCATCAGCACCTGGTCCCAGGGAAGACATTTCGCGGCTTGGTGATCCGCATAGGCAACCGCAACCAGCTGCGTGTGTGGCGAAAGATCGTTTCGAATCTGGTCCCAAAGCCGGATCAATTCGGCTCGGGAACCGCAACCCGATGGGCCGACCTTGGCGTAGGCGAATTCGGGCGGGACCGACGCCGCCACGTCACGTGCCTGGTCCGTTTCCCCAAGGGCAGCAGACAATCGCGGAACGTTGGATGGTCCACCGTGGGTGCTGGTCCCGATTTGACACGCAGCCCTTTGCCACAAGGCCGGCGATACTGGTGCCAATGGACCGCGTGAAGGCGATTTGAAGTCCAATAGATCCACGTTAGCGTCGATCGCCGCAATCGCTTCTGGCCAATCCTGCACGCTGACCAACAATTGTGGGACGTTATTGCCGCTGGCGTTGTCGATCTCGCCGGTCGCCGATTGCATCATCACAGCGGTCATGCGTCGAGTGTTACCGAGCCCGTAGGTACTGTGCCTGGAAACATTGGACCGGATGACACTGGGCCTGGTTTCGCGGATCAACTTCGGTTCCGTGGCGCGGGGTTGTCGGATAGGCCATCGGCTCCGCGTGCACTACATTCATCGCTTCCAGCCGACCACGTTTTCAAACGCCATCGTCGACCTTGCAATACCAAGCCATCAAGACCCCCGAACAGCTGAATCGCCTTTGCGATCAACTGGCCCAATGTGACGTCATCGGATTTGACACGGAATTCGTTTCCGAGGACAGCTATCGTCCGGAATTGTGTCTGATCCAAGTGGCTGCCGATGACGTTTTGGCGGTCATCGATCCCTACATGGCCGGTGACACCACACCGTTCTGGGAATTGTTGGCCGAAGAAGGCCGTACGGTCCTGGCCCACGCGGCTCGTGAAGAATCGCGTTTCTGTTTTCGTTTCGCCGGACGGCCGATCGCCGGCTTGTTCGACACGCAATTGTCCGCAGGATTCGTCGGCATCGAATATCCTGCATCTTTGGGGACACTCGTTCAGCGGTTGTTGAACAAGAAGTTACCCAAAGGTGAAACCCGAACTGATTGGCGCGAGCGTCCGCTTTCCGACGCACAGTTGGATTATGCGCTGCAGGACGTTACCGACCTGCGTGCGTTGTACGACAAGATCCGTCGCAAGATCGATCAGTTGGGTCGCCAAGCCTGGGTTGATGAAGAAACGCAGGTCTTTCAAGAGAAAATCATCCGCGCCGAAACTCAGGAAAACTGGCGTCGTGTCAGCGGTTCGTCGGGGCTGCGTCCGCGACAACTGGAAATGGTGCGACAGCTGTGGCTGTGGCGCGAAAGCGTCGCCCAACAGTGGGATCGGATTCCCAAGCGTGTCTTGCGGGACGATCTGATCGTCGAACTGGCACGCCGCGGCAGCACCGATCTTCGACGCATCCGCAGCATTCGCGGCATGGAACGTCGCAACCTTCAATCGCAGTACGAAAACATCGCTGCGGCGATTCAGAAAGCGATCGATGTTCCCGACGAACAGCTGCCACAAAAGGCCAAGGGATCACGACGGGTTGTTTCACCGATGCTCAGCCAGTTCCTGTCGACGTCGATCGCCTGTATCAGTCGCCAGCATCGTTTATCGCCATCGATCGTCGGTAACGCCGAAGACGTGCGTGAATTGCTGGGCTATGAACTGGATCCCAAACCGGGTGACCCGACGCCCAGCCTATTGAAAGGCTGGCGGGGTGAAATCGTCGGCAAATCATTCCGCCAGTTGCTGGCCGGCGAACTGGCGATTCGAGTCGCCGACGTCAAGGAAGCCCAGCCGCTGGAATTCATTTCGGTCGACCCTTAGGCCGACCCGACGAATCGATCGCCACAACCCCGGCCGGTCAATCCGGCCGGCGAATCAATGCCGCCTGCGGGCCGTGCGTCCAGAACAATCAGCGATTGCTGGCGTCCGTGCTGCGACGGCTGACGCGATCGCTGCGAGGGTTCATGTAGTGGGTGGCTTCTTCGGCCATCAGCGTGATGTCACCGCTGCGGATTTCAGTCCGGAATCGGTGATGACCATCATTCTGGGCTCGAGCGACCACCTGCAGCCGGACTTCTTGCCCCGGAGCAATACGATCGATCGGGTCGAACAAGACCTGACCGGTCAGCACTTCGCCGGTTTGTCCCGTGATTCGGGTGGGTTCGATTCCGTGACTGAACTGGGCAATGGCACGCACTTGACGTGCTTCCTTGCTACCGCGGTTGCGAACAACGATTTCGTACATCACGTCTTGGTCGACGGGTGCGGGCGCCGGCGGGTCGTTGATCGACAATACCAGGTCGGCGATGGCTTCGACGGCGGTTCCCAAGCTGACTTCCGCTTTGCCGGCGGCGGTACCGCGGCAATCGAACGCAAAGACTTGTTCGCCGGTCGTCGTCATTTGACAGCGGAAGTCATAACTGCGTCCTGCCTTGGGCGACAGCGAATCGATCTTCCATCGCAGTTGGCTTCCGTTGACGCTGGCTCCGTCCAACCCACCCAGGTACTTCACACCGGGCGGCAGGGTCAGCGTCGCCACGACGTGCTTGCTGACGGCGGTGCCGACGTTTTGCAGGTCCAAGTGATAGGACGCTTCGCTGTTTTGGTACTTCAGTTCGGGACCGCTCAGCACGGCTTCAAACTTGGCGGCACTGACGCGGATGACTTTTTCCGCTTCGGCACGCAGTTCCAGATCGCCCGCGGCCAAACCGTGGATACGCAAATCTTCCAAGTCCTGGGCGGTCAGTTCGACTTCGAACTGTGCTTCCTTGCCGGCCGGAATGTCACCGACCTTTTGCGATTGAGGCGTTGCGGAATTTGGTGACAGCGTGAACACGACGTTTGGTGCCACACCGTCGCCGGGGTTCAGCACGCGAACCTTGTAGGATTCCGATTCGCCGTAGACGACTTCGTCGGGACCGTCGATGAACAGAGCCAACTTCGGTTGCTGGACACGCACCTTGGCGACACTTCGCTGCGGCACCAGCGTCCAATCGACATCGACGTCATACAAGCCGCTACGCATCGCTTTGAGTTGCATGGTCAACGTTTCGCTATGTCCGGCGGGCAGGCGATCGATCGTCCAAACCAAACGTTCGGCGGAATCTTCGGGGCCACTTTCCACGCTGCCGTCGGTCGTTTGCTGGCCTTTGACCTCGGCCCAGTCCGGGACCAACGCACGCACCAACAAGCCTTCGGCGTCGATGCTGCCCCGGTTTTCCACGCGGACAACGTAGGGTCGCGTCTGGCGAATCATCATCTCCGCCGGGCCCTGCGTGATCACACGGATGGACGGCAATTCGGTTGCGACGGCGGTCTCGCCGGCGTTCAATTGGCGTGCTGACCGATCCGAGGTCGCGGGGATCGACATCGCCGGGATGCCGCCCTGGTTGATCTCGGTCATGGATGAACCGCTGGCCGACAACGAATTCCCAGTCGTCGCTGGTTTGGATGCCGCGGTGGACGATGCAGCGTTTGCGGGCATCGAAACGGCGGCGGCATCACGTTGGCCGTATGGATCGGTGGCCGCGAAATTATCGGAACCGTTCGTCGATTCGGTTTGCGCCGGGGTGCTAGCCGCTGGCGGCATCTGCAGTGCCGGTGGCGTACTGACGGTGTCTTTGTTGGGGTAACCGGTCAATTGTCCGTTGGTGGTGGCGCTGCCGGTCGGTGACGCCAGCGCGTCGCTGGGAGCCGGCGGAATCGCCAAGCTGGGCGACGGTTGCGACGCCGCGTAGGGCTGCGAAGTCGGCGGTTGCAGTGTCGTTGCCGATTCGGTCGCGATTGCGGTGTCGGCCGGCGGCGTCAATGCGACATCTTGTTGCACCGGAGCAGCCGGCGTCTTGGCGATGG
The Crateriforma spongiae DNA segment above includes these coding regions:
- a CDS encoding sugar phosphate isomerase/epimerase family protein, which translates into the protein MNTLAINQLSTLRWDMQDDALAYANRGFSGIGIYRPKLEDFGLDRTVELLAESSLSATSLSWAGGFTGSDGRRFDEAVDDAMVAIREAANLRAGTLIVLAGGRNNHIRNHVRRTLLEALRRVSCVAEEFGVTLSLEPIHPGCGYEWSFINDLESCLEIIDAVGSPNLGVTLDTYHVGMDDDIVRWLPDVIPHLRLLQLGDGHHCPLGEMNRCLLGEGNVPIATLLQTLRMHNYRGPIEVEVIGEDVETLQYDCILDHAKGFLDRVLPDATRATLS
- a CDS encoding (5-formylfuran-3-yl)methyl phosphate synthase, encoding MTAVMMQSATGEIDNASGNNVPQLLVSVQDWPEAIAAIDANVDLLDFKSPSRGPLAPVSPALWQRAACQIGTSTHGGPSNVPRLSAALGETDQARDVAASVPPEFAYAKVGPSGCGSRAELIRLWDQIRNDLSPHTQLVAVAYADHQAAKCLPWDQVLMAALYAGMTRFLVDTFDKTSASSIQLMGWHGMARLHQRSRQTGIRWMAAGRLKMTDVTGFASRGCLPDGFGVRGDVCGGNRVRPIDRQRVDRWRRQVALCRNKNP
- a CDS encoding ribonuclease D; the protein is MQYQAIKTPEQLNRLCDQLAQCDVIGFDTEFVSEDSYRPELCLIQVAADDVLAVIDPYMAGDTTPFWELLAEEGRTVLAHAAREESRFCFRFAGRPIAGLFDTQLSAGFVGIEYPASLGTLVQRLLNKKLPKGETRTDWRERPLSDAQLDYALQDVTDLRALYDKIRRKIDQLGRQAWVDEETQVFQEKIIRAETQENWRRVSGSSGLRPRQLEMVRQLWLWRESVAQQWDRIPKRVLRDDLIVELARRGSTDLRRIRSIRGMERRNLQSQYENIAAAIQKAIDVPDEQLPQKAKGSRRVVSPMLSQFLSTSIACISRQHRLSPSIVGNAEDVRELLGYELDPKPGDPTPSLLKGWRGEIVGKSFRQLLAGELAIRVADVKEAQPLEFISVDP
- a CDS encoding DUF11 domain-containing protein yields the protein MQRGTLSRYLMHGMLATASVFTLAVPAMAQSATQAQPAVTHAVGGNAAHDGSMIRQVIGKQPSSQPRRALNIFGGRTTSSSSNSSRSNSSGRGLLDGLFGSRSSSSSSPGTAAAPINPGSVPAPEPADWDGIPYHQVQSSNSRNVPQPIRDPSATASTSRPAPMPRPAPAPRTTAPRSQVSNIPKPPADDTRIVRRRTTSTIDVPTVEQPAVVSRSTSPLSDQSSSRRSSRLSSRDMTEEKLSAVESIQQRRREIRSDDSIDDLVPRVARRKLTPTEETKAKTQTKTNAPASADVAESKPETSGSSRRQAEAPQSKNTVAKAEAKPAPKPKQPVPSAEVTTIAKTPAAPVQQDVALTPPADTAIATESATTLQPPTSQPYAASQPSPSLAIPPAPSDALASPTGSATTNGQLTGYPNKDTVSTPPALQMPPAASTPAQTESTNGSDNFAATDPYGQRDAAAVSMPANAASSTAASKPATTGNSLSASGSSMTEINQGGIPAMSIPATSDRSARQLNAGETAVATELPSIRVITQGPAEMMIRQTRPYVVRVENRGSIDAEGLLVRALVPDWAEVKGQQTTDGSVESGPEDSAERLVWTIDRLPAGHSETLTMQLKAMRSGLYDVDVDWTLVPQRSVAKVRVQQPKLALFIDGPDEVVYGESESYKVRVLNPGDGVAPNVVFTLSPNSATPQSQKVGDIPAGKEAQFEVELTAQDLEDLRIHGLAAGDLELRAEAEKVIRVSAAKFEAVLSGPELKYQNSEASYHLDLQNVGTAVSKHVVATLTLPPGVKYLGGLDGASVNGSQLRWKIDSLSPKAGRSYDFRCQMTTTGEQVFAFDCRGTAAGKAEVSLGTAVEAIADLVLSINDPPAPAPVDQDVMYEIVVRNRGSKEARQVRAIAQFSHGIEPTRITGQTGEVLTGQVLFDPIDRIAPGQEVRLQVVARAQNDGHHRFRTEIRSGDITLMAEEATHYMNPRSDRVSRRSTDASNR